One window of Rhodospirillaceae bacterium genomic DNA carries:
- a CDS encoding farnesyltranstransferase, with translation MQSPVALIPQLAGHLISSGGKRLRPVLTLLCAQMCGYRGDNHIPLAACVEFIHTATLLHDDVVDDSSLRRGIESANAVWGNQASVLVGDFLFSRSFQIMVECGSLPVLEILSNASAVIAEGEVQQLSNTNNLSISESDCLAVITAKTAQLFAAACQIGAVVADQPKTISQALEHFGLNFGIGFQLIDDLIDYSASDKTIGKKVGDDFREGKVTLPVLLTYQKGSKDEQEFWKRTIERGIIQEGDLEFAIKTMTKHNIFTEVKFRAQKYISTACDQLTCFPESKTRKALEDAANFSVARRY, from the coding sequence ATGCAAAGCCCCGTTGCTTTGATACCCCAGTTGGCCGGACATCTTATTTCCTCTGGTGGTAAGCGGCTCCGTCCAGTCTTAACATTACTATGTGCTCAAATGTGCGGTTATCGTGGGGACAACCATATCCCGCTAGCTGCATGTGTAGAGTTTATCCATACAGCAACCCTCTTACATGATGATGTAGTTGATGATAGCTCATTAAGACGAGGAATCGAATCTGCAAATGCAGTCTGGGGCAACCAAGCGAGTGTCCTTGTTGGTGACTTTCTATTTAGCAGATCCTTCCAGATCATGGTCGAGTGTGGATCCCTGCCAGTACTCGAGATACTTTCCAATGCATCTGCTGTTATAGCCGAAGGCGAGGTCCAACAATTGTCAAATACGAATAATTTAAGTATCTCCGAGAGCGACTGTCTAGCAGTTATTACTGCCAAAACTGCACAATTATTTGCAGCTGCCTGCCAAATCGGAGCAGTNGTCGCCGACCAACCNAAGACCATCTCCCAAGCACTGGAGCATTTCGGCTTAAATTTTGGTATCGGCTTTCAACTAATTGATGACTTAATCGATTATTCGGCCTCCGATAAAACCATTGGCAAGAAAGTGGGAGATGACTTTCGGGAAGGGAAGGTCACTCTACCAGTCCTTCTAACGTACCAAAAAGGATCAAAGGATGAACAAGAATTTTGGAAAAGGACTATAGAACGCGGGATAATCCAGGAGGGCGACCTAGAGTTTGCTATCAAAACAATGACAAAGCATAACATTTTTACAGAGGTTAAATTTCGAGCACAGAAATATATCTCTACAGCCTGCGATCAGCTAACTTGTTTCCCTGAAAGCAAGACAAGAAAGGCCCTAGAAGACGCAGCTAATTTTTCCGTAGCACGGCGTTACTAA
- a CDS encoding 2'-deoxycytidine 5'-triphosphate deaminase, which yields MSDQSDLLRASDPAREPASLNGTGLLPSQVIGEMIRNHEILSSDPVDARQIQPASLDLRLGGVAYRVRSSFLPGSKRSVREGLRDVSMGEIELASGAILEKGCVYIVPLKESLALPSRITAIANPKSSIGRLDIFTRLITDEATEFDRVGAGYSGPLYAEISPRAFTVVVREGSSLNQIRFRRGNPNHSDASLRRLHQQWSLVDRSEAEVNIDNGIALSVDLDNSSDESVVGYKARKHTDLVDIDLINRYSVRGYWEPIYSEGGQLILNPGDFHILMSKELVTVPPDHAAEMIPYDPLVGEFRVHYAGFFDPGFGYREAESNGTRAVLEVRSHEVPFLIEDNQVIGRLSYERLTDIPERLYGSGIGSSYQEQGLKLSKHFTRD from the coding sequence ATGAGTGACCAGTCCGATTTGTTACGTGCTTCCGACCCAGCACGCGAACCTGCTTCTTTGAATGGTACGGGCTTGTTGCCATCGCAAGTTATTGGCGAAATGATTCGGAATCATGAAATTTTGAGCAGTGACCCTGTGGACGCGCGGCAAATACAACCGGCAAGTCTTGATCTTCGCCTTGGAGGAGTTGCCTACAGAGTTCGCTCGAGTTTTCTCCCAGGCTCTAAAAGAAGTGTGCGGGAAGGTTTGCGNGATGTCTCTATGGGGGAGATTGAGTTAGCGTCTGGTGCCATCTTAGAAAAAGGATGCGTATATATAGTTCCGTTAAAGGAATCATTGGCACTGCCCAGTCGGATTACTGCGATTGCTAATCCCAAGAGTTCTATTGGTAGGTTGGACATATTTACGAGACTGATAACTGATGAGGCTACGGAGTTTGACCGGGTGGGTGCTGGCTATTCGGGCCCTCTATATGCCGAGATATCTCCAAGGGCGTTCACTGTTGTGGTGCGTGAAGGGTCCAGCCTAAACCAGATACGGTTTCGCCGCGGAAATCCGAATCATAGTGACGCGTCCTTGCGCAGGCTCCATCAACAGTGGAGTTTAGTGGACCGCTCTGAGGCTGAGGTTAATATAGATAATGGTATTGCCTTGTCGGTAGATCTTGATAATTCTTCTGATGAAAGTGTTGTGGGTTATAAGGCGCGAAAACATACGGACTTAGTGGATATTGATTTGATCAATCGGTACTCTGTCCGTGGGTATTGGGAACCAATATACTCGGAAGGGGGTCAATTAATTTTGAATCCCGGAGATTTTCATATTTTGATGTCCAAGGAATTAGTCACTGTTCCCCCAGACCATGCGGCGGAGATGATCCCTTACGATCCGTTGGTTGGTGAGTTCCGAGTACACTATGCGGGCTTTTTTGACCCTGGATTCGGTTATCGCGAGGCGGAATCGAATGGCACGCGGGCGGTTTTGGAAGTGCGTTCACATGAGGTGCCGTTCTTAATAGAGGATAATCAAGTTATTGGAAGGTTATCGTATGAGAGGCTCACTGACATCCCTGAACGTTTGTATGGGAGTGGCATTGGGTCATCGTATCAGGAACAAGGGCTGAAGCTCAGTAAGCATTTTACTCGCGATTAA
- a CDS encoding error-prone DNA polymerase translates to MTPYAEIQVTTNFTFTYGASHPHELIKTARSLNYHAIAVTDHNSLAGVVRAHVVAREHGIKLLVGARLNFVNFPSLLCLPTTRNAYGRLTALLTTGKRRALKDQCKIYYSDLIENSTDQILVILPPRVISYEFLEYLKILSKNSPEHCYLAANYQYDGNDENKIAQLAELSSLSNVPLVASNDVYYHIPERRVTQDILTCIREKCTIEQAGFKLKANAERYLKPPNEMIRLFSAYPEAIVHTTEIANRCCFSLDELEHCYPKESSKNGLPAFERLVQLSNEGAKKQYPNGVPTKICAQLNHELQLIKQLNYAPYFLTVYEIVRFAKSQNILCQGRGSAANSSVCYFLGITAVDPSQIELLFERFISSARNEPPDIDIDFEHDRREEIIQHIYSKYGRDRVGMTATFVCYRARSAIRDIGKALGISSDIINTLSKTIWGSSKRPVNTDDVLETNLNPLDKKLQLALKLAEELIGFPRHLSQHVGGLVITXDKLSEIVPIGNAAMKNRTVIEWDKDDLDALXILKVDXLGLGILTCIHQSFDLIKSYYGKKLSLSTIPQHDHQVYEMLCRADTIGVFQVESRAQMSMLPRLKPKEFYDLVIQVAIVRPGPIQGDMVHPYLRRRNGQETITYPSQELYQVLGKTLGVPLFQEQAMRIAVVGAGFTATEADSLRRAMATFRKTGLIHKFRXKMLNGMQSKGYEADFAKRCFEQIEGFGEYGFPESHAASFAILVYISAWLKFHXPAVFGASLLNSQPMGFYAPAQIVXDLQNHGVEVRAPDINFSQWESTLEKTTDKEAVMNKDSLALRLGLRQIKHLKKTDADRIISVRGVGYRSXHDLQXRTKLNIECLKILAKADTXNSLGVNRRTALWSVIAINNSHLPLFSDTTNNIELHKEDGLIPLPKMQVGEEVVEDYRTLRLSLKHHPMFFLRDKIPMTPLTEAKNLIHISSNHLVKVAGLVLVRQRPSTAKGVLFVTLEDDTGIANIILWPSIFEQYRRIIMNARLIGVSGKVQREEKVVHIIANHLTDLTDSLARLDNPSSRSVNHKMLL, encoded by the coding sequence ATGACCCCTTATGCCGAAATTCAGGTTACCACTAACTTTACCTTCACCTACGGAGCCTCCCATCCACATGAGTTAATAAAAACTGCAAGGTCTCTTAACTATCATGCAATTGCCGTCACAGACCATAATTCTCTTGCTGGCGTNGTTAGGGCTCATGTTGTNGCGCGTGAGCACGGTATCAAACTTTTAGTTGGAGCACGACTTAACTTTGTTAATTTTCCCAGCCTCCTATGCCTACCCACCACTCGCAATGCATACGGACGCCTTACGGCACTACTAACAACAGGGAAACGTCGCGCTCTCAAAGACCAATGCAAAATCTACTATTCAGATCTTATTGAAAACAGCACTGACCAAATTTTGGTAATTCTGCCACCAAGAGTGATCAGTTATGAATTTTTAGAGTACCTGAAGATATTGTCTAAAAATTCGCCTGAACATTGCTACCTTGCCGCCAATTACCAATATGATGGCAATGATGAAAATAAAATTGCCCAACTTGCAGAGCTTTCATCTTTGAGCAATGTTCCTTTGGTCGCGAGCAATGATGTCTATTATCACATCCCAGAACGACGTGTGACTCAAGATATACTAACCTGCATTCGTGAAAAATGTACTATCGAACAAGCGGGCTTTAAGCTTAAAGCCAATGCAGAGCGATACCTTAAACCTCCAAATGAAATGATACGTCTCTTTAGTGCTTATCCAGAAGCAATCGTACATACTACCGAAATAGCAAACAGGTGTTGCTTTTCGCTAGATGAACTAGAACATTGTTACCCAAAAGAATCATCAAAGAATGGTCTTCCTGCTTTCGAACGCCTCGTGCAGCTCTCTAATGAAGGAGCTAAAAAACAATATCCCAATGGCGTGCCAACCAAAATATGCGCCCAACTCAATCATGAACTCCAACTTATCAAACAACTAAACTACGCCCCTTATTTTCTCACTGTTTACGAAATTGTTAGATTTGCTAAATCCCAAAACATTCTCTGCCAAGGTCGTGGCTCCGCAGCCAATTCTTCTGTATGTTATTTTTTAGGAATTACAGCTGTTGACCCCAGCCAAATTGAGCTTCTGTTTGAAAGATTTATTAGCTCAGCACGCAACGAACCACCCGATATCGACATAGATTTTGAACACGATCGCCGTGAAGAGATCATACAACATATCTACTCTAAGTATGGCAGAGATAGGGTTGGTATGACCGCTACCTTCGTGTGCTATCGAGCACGCAGTGCAATTCGAGACATTGGAAAGGCCTTAGGTATTTCATCAGATATCATCAACACCCTCTCCAAAACTATATGGGGTAGCAGCAAACGCCCAGTAAATACTGATGATGTGCTAGAAACAAACCTCAATCCTTTAGACAAAAAACTTCAGCTGGCTCTCAAATTAGCTGAAGAGCTAATAGGTTTTCCCAGGCACTTATCTCAACATGTCGGAGGCCTTGTAATTACACANGACAAGCTCTCTGAAATAGTTCCTATTGGCAATGCTGCTATGAAAAACCGAACAGTAATAGAATGGGACAAAGACGATCTTGATGCTTTANNTATTCTTAAGGTCGATATNCTAGGGCTTGGTATTTTAACATGCATACACCAAAGCTTCGATTTAATTAAAAGTTATTATGGNAAAAAGCTNAGTTTATCTACAATTCCCCAGCACGATCACCAAGTTTATGAAATGCTTTGCAGGGCAGACACCATTGGTGTCTTCCAAGTTGAAAGTCGTGCGCAAATGTCCATGTTACCCAGACTCAAACCAAAAGAATTTTATGATTTAGTTATTCAGGTTGCCATCGTCCGTCCAGGACCAATTCAAGGGGACATGGTGCATCCATATCTACGCAGAAGAAATGGACAAGAAACTATTACATACCCATCTCAGGAACTGTATCAAGTGCTTGGGAAAACACTAGGAGTACCATTATTTCAAGAACAGGCAATGCGGATTGCTGTGGTTGGAGCTGGGTTTACAGCTACGGAAGCAGATTCCTTAAGGCGTGCCATGGCCACCTTTCGTAAGACAGGATTAATCCACAAATTCCGGNAAAAAATGCTTAATGGAATGCAAAGTAAAGGCTATGAAGCCGACTTTGCCAAACGCTGTTTTGAACAGATAGAAGGTTTTGGAGAATATGGATTCCCAGAATCTCATGCAGCAAGCTTTGCCATACTAGTCTACATCTCTGCATGGTTAAAATTCCACTNCCCCGCCGTGTTTGGAGCCTCCTTGTTAAACAGTCAACCTATGGGGTTTTACGCCCCCGCCCAAATTGTAAANGATCTCCAAAACCATGGGGTTGAGGTCAGAGCACCAGACATTAATTTTAGCCAATGGGAATCCACCTTAGAAAAGACCACAGACAAAGAAGCCGTTATGAATAAAGATTCATTGGCACTTCGTCTAGGATTACGCCAGATCAAACATCTTAAGAAAACCGATGCCGACCGAATTATAAGTGTAAGGGGGGTCGGATATAGAAGTATNCATGATCTGCAAANAAGAACAAAACTAAACATAGAATGTCTGAAGATATTAGCAAAAGCTGATACANTTAACTCACTTGGAGTAAATCGCCGCACTGCCCTTTGGAGTGTCATTGCGATTAATAACTCTCACCTCCCACTATTTTCTGATACCACGAATAACATTGAGCTCCATAAAGAAGATGGCTTAATACCACTACCGAAAATGCAAGTAGGCGAAGAAGTCGTGGAAGACTATCGAACTCTCAGATTATCGCTTAAACATCACCCAATGTTTTTCCTTCGTGACAAAATTCCCATGACACCCTTAACAGAAGCTAAAAATTTAATACATATATCCTCCAATCATTTGGTAAAAGTGGCTGGGCTCGTTTTAGTTCGACAAAGACCTAGCACAGCTAAAGGAGTATTGTTTGTTACATTGGAAGACGATACGGGGATCGCCAATATAATCCTTTGGCCTTCTATTTTTGAGCAGTATCGCCGGATTATTATGAACGCTAGGTTGATTGGCGTATCTGGAAAAGTGCAACGCGAAGAAAAAGTCGTCCACATAATAGCCAACCACTTAACCGACCTGACAGATAGCCTGGCGAGGCTCGACAATCCTTCATCTAGATCAGTTAACCACAAGATGCTACTCTGA